A genomic region of Saccopteryx bilineata isolate mSacBil1 chromosome 1, mSacBil1_pri_phased_curated, whole genome shotgun sequence contains the following coding sequences:
- the POLH gene encoding DNA polymerase eta isoform X2, which translates to MKGYTHSLIFPAGGEGRERERERGTSSCSCMCPHQDGTSNLCTSDRCSNQRKEMRKQGVLQWLDSLQMDNTTSPDLQLTMGAVIVEEMRAAIERQTGFQCSAGISHNKVLAKLACGLNKPNRQTLVSHGSVPQLFSHMPINKIRSLGGKLGASVIEILGVEYMGELTQFTESQLQSHFGEKNGSWLYAMCRGIEHDPVKPRQLPKTIGCSKNFPGKTALATREQVQWWLLQLAQELEERLTKDRNDNDRVATQLVVSIRVQGDKRLSSLRRCCALTRYDAHKMSHDAFAAIRNCNTSGVQTEWSPPLTMLFLCATKFSASAPSSCTDITVFLSNDSSSLPKVPITSPEAKAQGGGPSETATKKTSTFLESFFQKAAEKQKVKEASLPSLPAASQAIKSNSPRKLSLPFPTSRATGIEPFFKQKSLLLKQKQLNNPSVSCPPQNPQSSPEKLPSCFPAEYPNSAPVCEEVLKLESVQASPVQMDLAQNSPSKLASLTSKSALGVAQRAAAAPRVLAAEDQVPCEQCGSLVPTWEMPEHTDYHFALELQKSFLQSHSPTPTVVSAGSPQGKRTPKSSLASSSKRPRSEGMQTLESFFKPLTH; encoded by the exons ATGAAAGGATATACACATTCTCTTATCTTTCCAG ccggaggggaaggaagagagagagagagagagagaggaacatcgagctgttcctgtatgtgccctcaccaggatgGAAcgagcaacctctgtacttcggacagatgctctaaccaacgaa AGGAGATGCGAAAACAAGGCGTATTGCAATGGCTTGATTCTCTTCAGATGGATAACACCACCTCTCCAGACCTACAGCTCACCATGGGAGCAGTGATTGTGGAGGAAATGCGAGCAGCCATTGAGAGGCAGACTGGTTTTCAGTGTTCAGCGGGGATTTCACACAATAAG GTCCTGGCAAAACTGGCTTGTGGACTGAACAAACCCAACCGCCAGACCCTGGTCTCTCACGGGTCAGTGCCACAACTCTTCAGCCACATGCCTATCAACAAAAT CCGTAGTCTCGGAGGAAAGCTGGGGGCCTCTGTCATTGAAATCCTGGGGGTAGAATACATGGGTGAACTGACTCAGTTCACTGAATCCCAGCTCCAGAGTCATTTTGGGGAGAAGAATGG GTCTTGGCTATATGCCATGTGCCGTGGGATTGAACATGACCCAGTGAAACCCAGGCAGCTACCCAAAACCATTGGCTGCAGCAAGAACTTTCCAGGAAAAACAGCTCTGGCTACTCGGGAACAG GTACAATGGTGGCTTTTGCAGTTAGCCCAGGAACTAGAGGAGAGACTAACAAAGGACCGAAATGAT AACGACAGGGTGGCCACCCAGTTGGTCGTGAGCATTcgtgtacaaggagacaaacgtCTCAGCAGCCTGCGCCGCTGCTGTGCCCTTACCCGCTATGATGCTCACAAGATGAGCCATGATGCATTTGCTGCCATCCGGAACTGTAATACTTCAGGGGTCCAGACTGAATG GTCCCCACCCCTCACAATGCTTTTCCTCTGTGCTACCAAATTCTCTGCCTCTGCGCCTTCATCTTGCACAGACATCACCGTCTTCTTGAGTAACGACTCAAGTTCTCTGCCAAAGGTGCCAATTACCAGTCCAGAAGCTAAGGCCCAGGGAGGTGGCCCTTCAGAGACAGCCACTAAAAAAACATCCACTTTTCTGGAATCATTTTTCCAAAAAGCTGCAGAAAAGCAGAAAGTCAAAGAAGCTTCACTCCCAtctcttcctgctgcttcccAGGCCATCAAGAGCAACTCACCCCGCAAGCTCTCATTACCGTTCCCAACCAGCCGAGCCACAGGAATCGAGCCCTTCTTTAAACAGAAAAGTCTGCTTCTAAAGCAGAAACAGCTTAATAATCCTTCAGTTTCCTGTCCTCCACAAAATCCGCAGTCTAGCCCTGAAAAGTTACCCAGCTGTTTTCCAGCGGAGTATCCCAATTCCGCCCCTGTCTGTGAAGAAGTTTTGAAGCTAGAATCCGTTCAAGCATCTCCTGTGCAGATGGATTTGGCCCAGAACAGCCCGAGCAAGCTTGCTTCTTTAACTTCCAAGTCTGCTCTGGGGGTGGCTCAGAGGGCAGCTGCGGCGCCGCGTGTTCTGGCTGCCGAGGACCAAGTGCCGTGTGAGCAGTGCGGCTCTCTGGTGCCCACGTGGGAGATGCCGGAACACACGGACTACCACTTTGCACTGGAGTTGCAGAAGTCCTTTTTGCAGTCCCACTCCCCAACCCCCACGGTGGTTTCTGCTGGTTCTCCTCAAGGCAAAAGGACTCCCAAGAGTTCTTTGGCCTCCAGTAGCAAGCGTCCTAGGTCTGAGGGCATGCAGACATTGGAATCATTTTTTAAGCCGTTAACACACTAG
- the POLH gene encoding DNA polymerase eta isoform X1, whose amino-acid sequence MANGQDRVVALVDMDCFFVQVEQRQNPHLRNKPCAVVQYKSWKGGGIIAVSYEARAFGVTRNMWADDAKKLCPDLLLAQVRECRGKANLTKYREASVEVMEVMSHFAVIERASIDEAYVDLTSAVQERLQKLQSQPISADLLPTTYIEGLPRDPATTEGTVEKEEMRKQGVLQWLDSLQMDNTTSPDLQLTMGAVIVEEMRAAIERQTGFQCSAGISHNKVLAKLACGLNKPNRQTLVSHGSVPQLFSHMPINKIRSLGGKLGASVIEILGVEYMGELTQFTESQLQSHFGEKNGSWLYAMCRGIEHDPVKPRQLPKTIGCSKNFPGKTALATREQVQWWLLQLAQELEERLTKDRNDNDRVATQLVVSIRVQGDKRLSSLRRCCALTRYDAHKMSHDAFAAIRNCNTSGVQTEWSPPLTMLFLCATKFSASAPSSCTDITVFLSNDSSSLPKVPITSPEAKAQGGGPSETATKKTSTFLESFFQKAAEKQKVKEASLPSLPAASQAIKSNSPRKLSLPFPTSRATGIEPFFKQKSLLLKQKQLNNPSVSCPPQNPQSSPEKLPSCFPAEYPNSAPVCEEVLKLESVQASPVQMDLAQNSPSKLASLTSKSALGVAQRAAAAPRVLAAEDQVPCEQCGSLVPTWEMPEHTDYHFALELQKSFLQSHSPTPTVVSAGSPQGKRTPKSSLASSSKRPRSEGMQTLESFFKPLTH is encoded by the exons ATGGCTAATGGACAGGACCGGGTAGTTGCTCTAGTGGACATGGACTGTTTTTTTGTTCAAGTGGAACAGCGGCAAAATCCTCATTTGAGAAATAAACCTTGTGCAGTTGTACAGTACAAATCATggaagggtggtgg AATAATTGCAGTGAGTTACGAAGCACGTGCATTTGGTGTTACTAGAAACATGTGGGCAGATGATGCTAAGAAGTTATGCCCAGATCTTCTACTGGCACAAGTTCGTGAGTGCCGTGGGAAAGCCAACCTCACCAA ATACCGGGAAGCCAGTGTGGAAGTGATGGAGGTAATGTCTCATTTTGCTGTGATTGAACGTGCCAGCATTGATGAAGCTTATGTAGACCTGACCAGTGCTGTGCAAGAGAGACTGCAAAAGCTACAAAGTCAGCCTATCTCAGCGGACTTGTTGCCAACCACCTACATTGAAGGGCTGCCCCGAGACCCTGCAACAACAGAAGGGACTGTTGAGAAAG AGGAGATGCGAAAACAAGGCGTATTGCAATGGCTTGATTCTCTTCAGATGGATAACACCACCTCTCCAGACCTACAGCTCACCATGGGAGCAGTGATTGTGGAGGAAATGCGAGCAGCCATTGAGAGGCAGACTGGTTTTCAGTGTTCAGCGGGGATTTCACACAATAAG GTCCTGGCAAAACTGGCTTGTGGACTGAACAAACCCAACCGCCAGACCCTGGTCTCTCACGGGTCAGTGCCACAACTCTTCAGCCACATGCCTATCAACAAAAT CCGTAGTCTCGGAGGAAAGCTGGGGGCCTCTGTCATTGAAATCCTGGGGGTAGAATACATGGGTGAACTGACTCAGTTCACTGAATCCCAGCTCCAGAGTCATTTTGGGGAGAAGAATGG GTCTTGGCTATATGCCATGTGCCGTGGGATTGAACATGACCCAGTGAAACCCAGGCAGCTACCCAAAACCATTGGCTGCAGCAAGAACTTTCCAGGAAAAACAGCTCTGGCTACTCGGGAACAG GTACAATGGTGGCTTTTGCAGTTAGCCCAGGAACTAGAGGAGAGACTAACAAAGGACCGAAATGAT AACGACAGGGTGGCCACCCAGTTGGTCGTGAGCATTcgtgtacaaggagacaaacgtCTCAGCAGCCTGCGCCGCTGCTGTGCCCTTACCCGCTATGATGCTCACAAGATGAGCCATGATGCATTTGCTGCCATCCGGAACTGTAATACTTCAGGGGTCCAGACTGAATG GTCCCCACCCCTCACAATGCTTTTCCTCTGTGCTACCAAATTCTCTGCCTCTGCGCCTTCATCTTGCACAGACATCACCGTCTTCTTGAGTAACGACTCAAGTTCTCTGCCAAAGGTGCCAATTACCAGTCCAGAAGCTAAGGCCCAGGGAGGTGGCCCTTCAGAGACAGCCACTAAAAAAACATCCACTTTTCTGGAATCATTTTTCCAAAAAGCTGCAGAAAAGCAGAAAGTCAAAGAAGCTTCACTCCCAtctcttcctgctgcttcccAGGCCATCAAGAGCAACTCACCCCGCAAGCTCTCATTACCGTTCCCAACCAGCCGAGCCACAGGAATCGAGCCCTTCTTTAAACAGAAAAGTCTGCTTCTAAAGCAGAAACAGCTTAATAATCCTTCAGTTTCCTGTCCTCCACAAAATCCGCAGTCTAGCCCTGAAAAGTTACCCAGCTGTTTTCCAGCGGAGTATCCCAATTCCGCCCCTGTCTGTGAAGAAGTTTTGAAGCTAGAATCCGTTCAAGCATCTCCTGTGCAGATGGATTTGGCCCAGAACAGCCCGAGCAAGCTTGCTTCTTTAACTTCCAAGTCTGCTCTGGGGGTGGCTCAGAGGGCAGCTGCGGCGCCGCGTGTTCTGGCTGCCGAGGACCAAGTGCCGTGTGAGCAGTGCGGCTCTCTGGTGCCCACGTGGGAGATGCCGGAACACACGGACTACCACTTTGCACTGGAGTTGCAGAAGTCCTTTTTGCAGTCCCACTCCCCAACCCCCACGGTGGTTTCTGCTGGTTCTCCTCAAGGCAAAAGGACTCCCAAGAGTTCTTTGGCCTCCAGTAGCAAGCGTCCTAGGTCTGAGGGCATGCAGACATTGGAATCATTTTTTAAGCCGTTAACACACTAG